One Kitasatospora sp. NBC_01287 DNA window includes the following coding sequences:
- a CDS encoding NUDIX domain-containing protein — MNDTPYVPRTFPISVKGVVLDQQDRVLLLKNEREEWELPGGKLELGEEPAACAAREVQEESGWTVEAGPLLDVWMYRPIPDRHVFIVTYGCRRLGPDQAPVVSAEHKEIGLFRKDEVADLVMPQGYKDSVARWYVHLGLG, encoded by the coding sequence ATGAACGACACCCCGTACGTCCCGCGTACCTTCCCCATCTCCGTCAAGGGCGTCGTGCTCGATCAGCAGGACCGCGTGCTGCTGCTCAAGAACGAGCGGGAGGAGTGGGAGCTGCCCGGCGGGAAGCTGGAACTCGGAGAAGAGCCTGCGGCCTGCGCCGCCCGTGAGGTCCAGGAGGAGAGCGGCTGGACTGTTGAAGCCGGCCCGCTGCTGGACGTCTGGATGTACCGGCCGATCCCAGACCGCCACGTCTTCATCGTGACCTACGGCTGCCGCAGACTCGGCCCGGACCAAGCGCCGGTGGTCAGCGCCGAGCACAAGGAGATCGGGCTCTTCCGGAAGGACGAGGTGGCCGACCTGGTGATGCCGCAGGGCTACAAGGACTCCGTGGCCCGCTGGTACGTGCACCTCGGTCTCGGCTGA
- a CDS encoding helix-turn-helix domain-containing protein, translated as MAAPTFTAPAPTSAATLWRWATPQAEQVLQRRRLGEILKYHRMINGLSQTALGAALGYDKTYISLLENGRRTILDLPSLRHIARTLALPAHALGATDPSDADFAALLQFGDSTVRLAETARQSGNAVDAVRELWSLVARLEARATDCHPERAALALLARARVGLGVALGHVLPEERLATAARWTGSGVSLARRLDDPAFHAYALRMHGNELRKAGLHEAALDRLHRACALAPTRTDRAAALALLARAAGAANRPSLFDEVVEEGRRLLDSAEHGSLFNAFALHEIQLRGLAATSRTREAAGLLDRAPQAGAHTTAQWRIIEHITVGQVLLRHGDSAAARERLSAGLTGAAAHHLPHQLQRVLRASRSVPDLHEQASVALRDLEIGMAA; from the coding sequence ATGGCAGCGCCCACCTTCACCGCGCCTGCGCCGACGAGCGCCGCGACGCTCTGGCGCTGGGCCACCCCGCAGGCCGAGCAGGTGCTGCAGCGGCGCCGGCTCGGCGAGATCCTCAAGTACCACCGCATGATCAACGGCCTCTCGCAGACCGCGCTCGGAGCAGCCCTCGGCTACGACAAGACCTACATCTCGCTGCTGGAGAACGGGCGCCGCACCATCCTCGACCTGCCCTCGCTGCGCCACATCGCACGGACCCTGGCCCTGCCGGCCCACGCCCTGGGCGCGACGGACCCCTCGGACGCCGACTTCGCCGCTCTGCTGCAGTTCGGGGACTCCACCGTGCGCCTCGCGGAGACCGCCCGTCAGAGCGGCAACGCCGTCGATGCGGTCAGGGAGCTGTGGTCGCTGGTGGCCAGGCTGGAGGCCCGTGCGACCGACTGCCATCCCGAGCGCGCCGCGCTGGCGCTGCTCGCCCGCGCCCGGGTCGGACTCGGTGTGGCGCTGGGGCACGTCCTCCCAGAGGAACGCCTGGCAACCGCGGCGCGGTGGACCGGCAGCGGAGTCTCGCTGGCCCGCCGGTTGGACGACCCAGCCTTCCATGCCTACGCCCTGCGCATGCACGGCAACGAGCTCAGGAAAGCTGGGCTGCACGAAGCGGCGCTCGACCGGCTGCACAGAGCTTGCGCGCTCGCTCCGACGCGAACAGACCGGGCCGCCGCGCTCGCACTCCTGGCCCGAGCCGCCGGCGCGGCGAACCGCCCGTCGCTCTTCGACGAGGTCGTCGAGGAAGGCAGGCGGCTGCTCGACAGTGCTGAGCACGGCTCCTTGTTCAACGCTTTCGCGCTGCACGAGATCCAGCTCCGCGGTCTCGCCGCGACCAGCCGCACGCGGGAGGCCGCCGGGCTGCTCGATCGCGCTCCGCAGGCCGGCGCGCACACGACGGCGCAGTGGCGCATCATCGAGCACATCACCGTTGGGCAGGTCCTGTTGCGCCACGGCGATTCGGCTGCGGCGCGGGAGCGGCTGTCCGCCGGACTCACCGGCGCCGCGGCCCACCACCTGCCGCACCAGCTCCAACGGGTACTTCGAGCCAGCAGGTCCGTGCCAGACCTGCACGAGCAGGCCTCCGTCGCGCTGCGTGACCTTGAGATCGGGATGGCGGCCTGA
- a CDS encoding IS5 family transposase: MPNQFSTPGAGESTALTPGCDCYVHLYGAIGEGHRAPRYDSDMTDAEWAVIRGAMPMPAWLEGKGGRPEAHCHRGVIDAVRYLVDNGVKWRNLPADYPFWRAVYDFFRRWRRHGYIRELYQRLRRTERKKQGKATEPSAGIIDSQSVDGSETCPATSRGFDGGKLRDGRKRHVLTDTGGLLLEVTVTAANVHDSKAAPELLEAFMAEPGRLLELVWTDSAYQGQELADAFAAHGVRVEVVKRTDGTKGFRVLARRWVVERTLGWLSRSRRLNRDHERRDDHHVQMVWWAASITLGRRMARQRLHWPEFRPHRLPAPGPARG; the protein is encoded by the coding sequence TTGCCCAACCAGTTCAGCACTCCCGGTGCCGGCGAGTCCACTGCGCTCACTCCGGGGTGTGACTGCTACGTGCACCTGTACGGGGCGATCGGGGAGGGGCACCGCGCGCCGCGCTACGACAGCGACATGACGGACGCCGAATGGGCGGTGATCCGCGGCGCGATGCCGATGCCCGCCTGGCTGGAGGGGAAGGGCGGACGCCCTGAGGCGCACTGCCACCGGGGGGTGATCGACGCGGTGCGCTATCTGGTCGACAATGGCGTCAAGTGGCGCAATCTGCCTGCGGACTACCCCTTCTGGCGGGCGGTGTACGACTTCTTCCGCCGCTGGCGCCGCCACGGCTACATCCGCGAGCTCTACCAGCGCTTGCGCCGCACCGAGCGCAAGAAGCAGGGCAAGGCGACGGAGCCGAGCGCGGGCATCATCGACTCTCAGTCCGTGGACGGCTCGGAGACCTGTCCGGCCACCTCACGCGGCTTCGACGGCGGCAAGCTGCGCGACGGGCGCAAGCGCCACGTCCTGACCGACACCGGCGGACTGCTGCTGGAGGTCACCGTCACCGCGGCCAACGTGCACGACTCCAAGGCCGCCCCGGAGTTGCTCGAGGCATTCATGGCCGAGCCCGGACGGCTGCTCGAACTCGTGTGGACGGACTCCGCCTACCAGGGCCAGGAACTGGCCGACGCCTTCGCCGCGCACGGGGTGAGAGTGGAGGTGGTCAAGCGCACCGACGGAACCAAGGGGTTCAGGGTACTGGCGCGCAGGTGGGTGGTGGAGCGCACGCTCGGCTGGCTCTCGCGCTCGCGGCGCCTGAACCGCGACCACGAGCGCCGCGACGACCACCACGTGCAGATGGTGTGGTGGGCCGCCTCGATCACCCTCGGCCGGCGGATGGCCCGCCAGCGCCTGCACTGGCCCGAGTTCCGCCCGCACCGGCTCCCCGCGCCGGGCCCGGCGCGGGGATGA